The Rana temporaria chromosome 13, aRanTem1.1, whole genome shotgun sequence genome has a window encoding:
- the LOC120920051 gene encoding uncharacterized protein DDB_G0271670-like: MEEKFTKKWSLPTVEATIASVNKSLTCPVVNVHVFKDPVNKKLESLLKASFAVADVTVQPAVATIGISQSLKYQLKQVIKWKRPGKWWLHSKQFSSSSSSSSSSSSSSSSSSSSSSSSSSSSSSSSSSSSSSSSSSSSSSSSSSSSSSSSSSSSSSSSSSSSSSSSSSSSSSSSSSSSSSSSSSSSSSSSSSSSSSSSSSIGYYSSSSSSSSSSSSSSSSSSSSSSSSSSSSSSCSSSSSSSSSSSSSSSSSSSSSSSSSSSSSSSSSSSSSSSSSSSSSSSSSSSSSSSSSSSSSSSSSSSSSSSSSSSSSSSSSSS; encoded by the exons ATGGAGGAAAAGTTCACTAAGAAGTGGAGTTTGCCAACAGTAGAGGCTACAATCGCTTCTGTGAATAAGAGTCTAACTTGTCCAGTAGTTAATGTCCACGTTTTTAAGGATCCAGTCAATAAGAAACTGGAATCTTTGCTCAAAGCCTCGTTTGCTGTAGCAGATGTAACAGTACAGCCTGCAGTTGCAACGATAGGCATTTCTCAATCCCTAAAATACCAGCTCAAGCAGGTTATTAAGTGGAAGCGGCCC GGAAAATGGTGGCTTCATTCAAAGCAgttcagtagtagtagtagtagtagtagtagtagtagtagtagtagtagtagtagtagtagtagtagtagtagtagtagtagtagtagtagtagtagtagtagtagtagtagtagtagtagtagtagtagtagtagtagtagtagtagtagtagtagtagtagtagtagtagtagtagtagtagtagtagtagtagtagtagtagtagtagtagtagtagtagtagtagtagtagtagtagtagtagtagtagtagtagtagtagtagtagtagtagtagtagtagtagtagtagtagtagtagtagtagtagtagtagtagtataggttatta tagtagtagtagtagtagtagtagtagtagtagtagtagtagtagtagtagtagtagtagtagtagtagtagtagtagtagtagtagtagttgtagtagtagtagtagtagtagtagtagtagtagtagtagtagtagtagtagtagtagtagtagtagtagtagtagtagtagtagtagtagtagtagtagtagtagtagtagtagtagtagtagtagtagtagtagtagtagtagtagtagtagtagtagtagtagtagtagtagtagtagtagtagtagtagtagtagtagtagtagtagtagtagtagtagtagtagtagtagtagtagtagtagtagt